A single window of Desulfovibrio sp. G11 DNA harbors:
- a CDS encoding IS256 family transposase — MMVDPKDIPDELIDALLANYQKPDDLLGKNGILEQLTKRVMERALQAEMTYHLGHEKHGRVANASGNTRNGTSKKTLKGKNGSLPIAIPRDRDGSFEPQLVEKHQTHWQGLDDSIISLYARGMSVREIQGHLKELYHTDVSPALISAVTDGVAEDVRQWQGRPLDAIYPILYLDCIHVKVRDSGTVGTKAVYLALGVTMSGVKDLLGMWISPNEGAKFWLSVVTELRNRGVQDIFIACVDGLKGFPEAIESVFPKTQIQLCIVHLVRNSLKFVGWKERKTVAADLREIYSSPTAELAQSALERLEHKYNSSYPLITKSWRAHWQRIIPFFDYPPEIRKVIYTTNAIESLNMSLRKVTKAKGAFPHDEAVFKIFWLALRNISKKWTMPIRDWKAALNRFAIQFEERFPT; from the coding sequence ATGATGGTCGACCCCAAAGATATACCCGATGAGTTAATTGACGCTCTGCTTGCCAACTATCAAAAGCCCGACGACCTGCTGGGAAAAAACGGCATTCTGGAACAACTGACCAAGCGAGTTATGGAGCGCGCTTTGCAAGCGGAGATGACCTACCATCTGGGGCATGAAAAACATGGCAGAGTTGCCAACGCCAGCGGCAACACCCGCAACGGCACAAGCAAAAAAACCTTGAAGGGGAAGAACGGCTCTTTGCCCATTGCGATTCCTCGAGACCGGGACGGCAGTTTTGAGCCGCAGTTGGTGGAAAAGCATCAGACCCACTGGCAAGGTTTAGATGATAGCATCATTTCGCTATATGCCCGTGGCATGAGCGTACGCGAAATCCAGGGGCATCTGAAAGAGCTGTATCACACAGACGTTTCACCGGCGCTTATCAGCGCGGTAACCGATGGAGTGGCCGAGGATGTCCGTCAATGGCAAGGCCGCCCTCTGGATGCCATTTATCCTATCCTTTACCTGGACTGCATCCACGTTAAGGTGCGCGATTCCGGCACGGTCGGTACCAAGGCGGTGTATCTGGCCCTTGGCGTGACCATGAGCGGCGTGAAAGATTTGTTGGGTATGTGGATCTCCCCGAACGAGGGCGCAAAGTTCTGGCTGTCCGTGGTGACGGAACTGCGAAACCGGGGAGTGCAGGACATCTTCATCGCCTGCGTGGACGGGCTTAAGGGCTTTCCGGAGGCCATTGAAAGCGTATTTCCTAAAACGCAAATCCAGCTGTGCATTGTGCATCTGGTCCGGAACAGCTTGAAATTCGTGGGCTGGAAGGAGCGTAAAACCGTTGCCGCCGACCTGAGGGAAATATACAGCTCGCCAACGGCAGAACTGGCCCAGTCAGCCCTTGAGCGCCTGGAACACAAATACAATTCCAGTTATCCGCTCATCACAAAATCCTGGCGGGCCCACTGGCAGCGGATAATCCCCTTCTTTGACTACCCGCCGGAAATCCGGAAGGTGATCTATACGACGAATGCCATAGAATCGCTGAACATGAGCCTGCGCAAGGTGACCAAAGCCAAGGGGGCTTTCCCCCACGATGAGGCCGTTTTCAAAATCTTCTGGCTGGCGCTGCGAAATATCAGCAAAAAATGGACTATGCCCATCAGGGATTGGAAGGCAGCGTTGAACAGATTCGCCATACAATTTGAGGAAAGATTTCCAACTTAA
- a CDS encoding sigma-54 interaction domain-containing protein, with protein MHIHNHSKRRNGPLVQINCGTIPQHLQEAELFGYEKGSFTGANATRAGMLEVAHEGTLMLDEVGEMDLTLQVKLLRALQEGVIYRIGGRKPVRLDVRIIAMTNRDLLKMVRENTFREDLYYRLNVIPLAVPPLRERCEDILPLAQHFLSCFSKKYSCACSLSPAEEEMLQAYSWPGNVRELANFMERLTIASLSSGNRAPVWESIVRPNGSVAPPVNAPMREQMRHFEKQCVENALRNTVSIRAAARALGISHATLLRKMREHDLVVQN; from the coding sequence ATGCACATCCACAACCACAGCAAGCGGCGCAACGGCCCGCTGGTGCAGATAAACTGCGGCACCATCCCCCAGCACCTGCAGGAAGCGGAGCTGTTCGGCTACGAAAAAGGCAGCTTCACCGGGGCCAATGCCACCCGTGCGGGCATGCTGGAGGTGGCCCACGAAGGCACGCTCATGCTGGACGAAGTGGGCGAAATGGATCTTACCCTGCAGGTCAAACTGCTGCGCGCCCTTCAGGAGGGCGTCATTTACCGCATTGGCGGGCGCAAGCCCGTCAGGCTGGATGTGCGCATCATTGCCATGACCAACAGGGACCTGCTCAAAATGGTGCGCGAAAACACCTTTCGCGAGGACCTTTATTACCGCCTCAACGTCATCCCCCTGGCCGTGCCGCCCCTGCGCGAACGATGCGAGGATATCCTGCCCCTGGCCCAGCATTTTCTTTCCTGCTTCAGCAAAAAATATTCCTGCGCCTGCAGCCTCAGCCCGGCGGAAGAAGAAATGCTGCAAGCCTATTCCTGGCCCGGCAACGTGCGCGAACTTGCCAACTTTATGGAACGGCTGACCATCGCCAGCCTGTCGTCAGGCAACCGCGCCCCGGTGTGGGAAAGCATCGTTCGGCCCAATGGTTCCGTAGCGCCGCCCGTCAACGCCCCCATGCGGGAGCAGATGCGCCATTTTGAAAAACAATGTGTTGAAAACGCCCTGCGCAACACGGTGAGCATACGGGCCGCAGCCCGGGCGCTGGGCATCTCGCACGCAACCCTCTTGCGCAAGATGCGGGAACATGACTTGGTGGTTCAAAATTAA
- a CDS encoding sigma-54-dependent Fis family transcriptional regulator codes for MLVEQVMHDNPETLTPGHLLKDALPVYERHGVNCVPILDENKKVRGILTIFRLVQAIRSGKSFETPISEVMDVDLVSIRNDATFGMACSMPIDRMLVLDHDDRLVGVLTKKELIHKIYKAFCSADCHNRELSAVINCATDGIIIFDTNGNALYTNDKIRFLLPDCDTINQPASPAMKAVAELLKKTLHSRKSASTLLEDCNGKQVIFSTTPIFDADQRLFRCVLSAQDMTEVTRLQEEAENSRRKLAAFQEASLKGTRTIAHNPAMLRLLDEAARLGSVDSTVLITGETGRAKRLWPCTSTTTASGATARWCR; via the coding sequence ATGCTTGTTGAACAAGTCATGCACGACAATCCCGAAACCCTGACGCCCGGGCACCTGCTCAAGGACGCACTGCCCGTTTACGAGCGCCACGGGGTCAATTGCGTACCCATTCTGGACGAAAACAAAAAAGTGCGCGGCATTCTGACCATATTCCGCCTTGTGCAGGCCATACGCTCGGGCAAATCTTTTGAAACACCCATCAGTGAAGTTATGGATGTGGACCTTGTGAGCATACGCAACGACGCCACGTTCGGCATGGCCTGCAGTATGCCCATCGACAGAATGCTGGTGCTCGACCACGACGACAGGCTCGTGGGCGTGCTGACCAAAAAAGAACTCATCCATAAAATTTACAAGGCATTCTGCAGCGCCGACTGCCATAACCGGGAGCTGAGCGCGGTCATCAACTGCGCCACGGACGGCATCATCATTTTCGACACCAACGGCAACGCCCTGTATACCAACGATAAAATTCGCTTTCTCCTGCCGGATTGCGACACCATCAACCAGCCGGCCAGCCCGGCCATGAAGGCTGTAGCCGAACTGCTCAAAAAAACCCTGCACTCACGCAAAAGCGCCAGCACCCTGCTGGAGGACTGCAACGGCAAGCAGGTGATTTTTTCAACCACACCCATCTTTGACGCAGACCAGCGCCTCTTCCGCTGCGTATTGTCTGCCCAGGATATGACGGAAGTTACCCGCCTTCAGGAAGAAGCCGAAAACAGCCGCCGCAAGCTGGCGGCCTTTCAGGAAGCCAGCCTCAAAGGAACCAGAACCATCGCCCACAACCCTGCCATGCTGCGCTTGCTGGATGAGGCCGCCCGCCTTGGAAGCGTGGACTCCACCGTGCTCATCACCGGCGAAACAGGGCGGGCAAAGAGGTTGTGGCCATGCACATCCACAACCACAGCAAGCGGCGCAACGGCCCGCTGGTGCAGATAA
- the gap gene encoding type I glyceraldehyde-3-phosphate dehydrogenase, which produces MSKIRIGINGFGRIGRQVFRALHQHYRDRVEVVAINDLFDAETNFHLLEYDSVYGRAHLDAKIDGAEVTVGDWKIHCFAERDPKQLAWGQYGVDIVVESTGIFRKASQCSVHIENGAKKVIITAPAKEEDITIVMGVNHQEYDPAKHHIVSNASCTTNCLAPVALVLQKEFGIQIGNMTTIHSYTNDQRILDMAHKDPRRARAAACNIIPTSTGAAQAVAKVIPELKGKFSGYSLRVPTPTVSVVDFTGILEKETDTETLLGKLKEASETYLKGILEYNDKALVSMDFKGNPASSILEASYTTVQDGKMVKLVAWYDNEWGYSCRVCDLACLMAEKGL; this is translated from the coding sequence ATGAGCAAGATCAGAATAGGCATCAACGGCTTCGGCCGCATCGGCAGGCAGGTTTTCCGCGCCCTGCACCAGCACTACCGCGACCGTGTGGAAGTGGTAGCCATCAACGACCTTTTTGACGCCGAAACCAACTTTCACCTGCTGGAATACGACTCGGTTTACGGGCGCGCGCACCTGGACGCCAAAATAGACGGCGCGGAAGTGACCGTGGGCGACTGGAAGATACACTGCTTTGCCGAACGTGACCCCAAACAGCTTGCCTGGGGCCAGTACGGCGTGGACATCGTTGTGGAAAGCACGGGTATTTTCCGCAAGGCTTCGCAGTGCTCGGTGCATATTGAAAACGGCGCGAAAAAAGTCATCATCACCGCCCCCGCCAAGGAAGAAGACATCACCATCGTCATGGGCGTGAACCATCAGGAATACGATCCGGCCAAACACCATATCGTGTCCAACGCCTCCTGCACCACCAACTGCCTGGCCCCCGTGGCCCTGGTGCTGCAAAAGGAATTCGGCATCCAGATCGGCAACATGACCACCATCCACTCCTACACCAACGACCAGCGCATCCTGGACATGGCCCACAAGGACCCGCGCCGCGCCCGCGCCGCCGCCTGCAATATCATTCCCACGTCCACGGGAGCCGCCCAGGCCGTTGCCAAGGTCATTCCCGAACTGAAGGGCAAGTTCAGCGGTTATTCGCTGCGTGTGCCCACGCCCACGGTATCCGTGGTGGACTTTACCGGCATTCTGGAAAAGGAAACCGACACGGAAACCCTGCTGGGCAAACTCAAGGAAGCCTCTGAAACCTATCTCAAGGGCATTCTTGAATATAATGACAAAGCACTGGTTTCAATGGACTTCAAGGGCAATCCGGCCTCGTCCATTCTTGAGGCTTCCTATACCACGGTGCAGGACGGCAAGATGGTCAAGCTGGTGGCCTGGTACGACAACGAGTGGGGCTACTCCTGCCGCGTGTGCGACCTCGCCTGCCTCATGGCCGAAAAAGGCCTGTAG